A region from the Gemmatimonadota bacterium genome encodes:
- a CDS encoding acyltransferase yields MRDTLDRFWKAFEPGHGDVKTLQAMEGLRAIAVFLVFLVHYAALFEVWLPSGSVSAFVSRHMASIGNAGVDLFFVISGFLIYRMLVRRPRPLPTYLGRRIQRIYPTFLAVLALYVVVSWVLPSVSKLPSDPGAQVVYLIQNLFLLPGIFDIEPIITVAWSLSYEFCFYLAVPLVVWVFQLRRWAPATRLVVISVLCVLVFLGMRTVRGAPYQMLMFGSGMLLSDALLARGNRHWPALGIPALLLSFVGMILILELQMSSRWRLWLLFILYFFVVMESIRGLGPFARFCSLTPLRRFGNMSYSYFLLHGFAVRMAMEVIARVWPASWSNAAGFWLLLMPVFLFSIIPCAALFLWVERPLSLERR; encoded by the coding sequence GTGCGGGACACGCTGGATCGCTTCTGGAAGGCCTTCGAGCCAGGGCACGGAGACGTCAAGACCCTCCAGGCCATGGAGGGACTCCGCGCCATTGCGGTGTTTCTGGTCTTCCTCGTCCACTACGCGGCTCTGTTCGAAGTGTGGCTCCCTTCGGGGAGCGTCAGCGCCTTCGTGTCCCGGCATATGGCCTCCATCGGCAACGCAGGGGTCGACCTCTTCTTTGTGATCTCGGGGTTCCTGATCTACCGCATGTTGGTGCGCCGCCCCCGGCCGCTCCCCACCTACCTGGGTCGCCGTATCCAGCGGATCTACCCGACGTTTCTCGCTGTGCTGGCGCTGTACGTCGTCGTGTCCTGGGTGCTCCCTTCGGTCTCCAAGCTGCCGTCGGACCCGGGAGCGCAGGTCGTCTACCTGATCCAGAACCTGTTTCTCCTGCCTGGGATCTTCGACATCGAGCCCATCATCACCGTGGCCTGGTCGCTCAGCTACGAGTTCTGCTTCTACCTGGCGGTTCCGCTCGTGGTGTGGGTCTTCCAGCTTCGGCGCTGGGCTCCTGCCACCCGTCTCGTGGTGATCTCGGTGCTGTGCGTGCTCGTCTTCCTGGGAATGCGCACCGTCCGCGGCGCGCCCTACCAGATGCTGATGTTCGGATCAGGCATGCTGTTGTCCGATGCCCTCCTGGCCAGGGGGAATCGACACTGGCCCGCGCTGGGTATCCCGGCCCTGCTGCTGTCGTTCGTGGGGATGATCCTGATCCTCGAGCTGCAGATGAGTAGCCGCTGGCGGCTCTGGTTGCTGTTCATCCTCTACTTCTTCGTCGTCATGGAGTCGATCCGGGGCCTGGGCCCGTTCGCACGCTTCTGTTCGCTGACGCCCCTGCGCCGCTTCGGGAACATGAGCTACTCCTACTTCCTGCTGCACGGCTTCGCCGTGCGGATGGCGATGGAGGTGATCGCCCGCGTCTGGCCAGCCTCCTGGTCGAACGCCGCGGGATTCTGGCTGCTCCTCATGCCGGTCTTTCTCTTCTCGATCATCCCCTGCGCCGCACTGTTCTTGTGGGTGGAGCGACCCCTCTCTCTGGAACGGCGCTAG
- a CDS encoding Ig-like domain-containing protein produces the protein MTHTIRGIGSSVSSVARTRLHATLAALLLLTSTGCGSDSLGPSFDLDAPVEGDLVVSPVELQLQQGATGSLQLTLRTRDGRELSSFPNSSKVVWSSDRPAIATASNGGAVSARHPGVATITAALGESRAQAVVSVAPRPASLRPLIDKAAEGAVGSALDSIGVRVVDEGGLPVAGMAVQFTVELGGGSVSSPQVLTAADGSAKVIWRLGANPGDNALKVSAGGLPDIFLRAVGKRSGSRSRLEILGGEGQQGEVGALLGSDLAVRVIDENGSATANVGVTWEFVHGAGSAASSQSPTSSALVAAHTDAAGVVRVSWKLGEVSGDQRAVAKLENGYEVWFNARAKPGQPFLVQIEPGAADLGVGQSRRFTATVRDRFGNLTDAQSVSWKAADPSVASINADNGTVVGVASGQTSVEARSGGRTATAQVTVVQSGPSALRIASGAGQSGVAGSPLPQPIVAQVTDAAGQGLPGVSVAWQVARGGGSLSAPVTVTDALGRASVQWTLGAVAGTQQLTVSAGALSPVAVVAIASAGSVAEVRVTPASTSLSPGEERQFLASPVDAAGNPVTGVSVTWTTSNAGVATVSSAGLVLAKAAGDAQIRAAAGGVVGTSSLTVSAPVVSVRITGDSTSLNTLGGALLLGAAAYDANGVKIVTSGANWTSRTPSVASVDQLGRVVARAVGSSVVVACLIGACDSVAVEVRQLVSQVVVSAPSTNLTSGSTVQFSAEARDPGGSPVPFVSFTWASSNPSVLQVDGSGRATAVAPGSAAVVATAHVTSSMALAGPSMTGQKNATVVSSSTPPPPPPPAGGAPELPRTYINTSYQAPTGRRIQVRAGQDLQAAINQAQRGDILALQPGAVFVGNFDLPAKAGSGWIVLTTDMTLPAEGTRVTPTVASAFAKIVSPNTDPALWVRPGASQYRIMGLEVTTDAAAPLSWVTVKLGGSGAMQDALSEVPRDIVLDRMYIHGQPNLHAKRCVEMNASPSAVIDSWLSDCHAEGQDAQAILGWNAPGPFKIVNNYLEGAGENVMFGGADPNIPNLVPSDIEVRHNHLFKPLSWKGSKWTVKNHFELKMGRRVLFEGNVLENNWVHAQSGFSIVMQSLNQGGNAPWAVVEHVTIRYNLIRNSSQGINMLARFQATPALVQNNVLIEHNVLDQIGAASSFGGQGRLFQLLNNVENVTIRNNTGFAGQALMLFDGNTPAPNFVYQNNLTVLGQYGIIGSGKGEGTAALEYYAPGYVFGNNVLVTGKANLYPNGNHFPSNVSQVGFANVSGGNYQLSGSSPYQGTGADIAQFNAKTAGAN, from the coding sequence ATGACTCACACGATTCGCGGCATCGGTTCTTCCGTTTCATCCGTCGCTCGCACTCGCCTTCATGCGACGCTCGCAGCCCTCCTGCTCCTCACCAGCACCGGATGCGGTTCCGATTCACTGGGACCGTCATTCGATCTGGATGCGCCCGTCGAGGGCGACCTCGTTGTGTCGCCCGTGGAGTTGCAGCTCCAACAGGGCGCCACCGGCTCGCTGCAGTTGACGCTGCGTACCCGGGATGGACGCGAGCTCTCCTCGTTTCCAAACAGCTCCAAGGTTGTCTGGAGTAGCGACCGCCCCGCGATCGCTACCGCCAGCAACGGGGGCGCGGTTTCCGCGCGGCACCCGGGAGTTGCGACGATCACGGCCGCGCTCGGCGAGAGCCGCGCGCAAGCGGTCGTGTCCGTTGCTCCCCGGCCCGCCTCGCTGCGACCGCTCATCGACAAGGCAGCCGAAGGGGCGGTGGGATCGGCGCTGGACTCGATTGGTGTTCGCGTCGTGGACGAAGGTGGGCTGCCGGTCGCCGGCATGGCGGTGCAGTTCACTGTGGAACTGGGCGGAGGCAGTGTCTCTTCACCGCAAGTCCTCACTGCCGCGGATGGGAGCGCCAAGGTCATCTGGCGTTTGGGCGCCAACCCCGGGGACAACGCACTCAAGGTCTCTGCGGGCGGCCTCCCAGACATCTTTCTCCGCGCAGTCGGAAAGCGGAGCGGTAGCCGGTCTCGGCTGGAGATCCTCGGCGGCGAAGGCCAGCAGGGCGAGGTAGGTGCGCTGTTGGGGTCCGACCTTGCCGTGCGGGTCATCGACGAGAACGGCTCCGCCACGGCCAACGTCGGCGTGACGTGGGAGTTCGTGCACGGCGCCGGTAGCGCGGCCAGCAGCCAGAGCCCCACCTCATCCGCGCTGGTCGCCGCGCACACCGATGCAGCAGGTGTGGTCCGCGTGAGTTGGAAGCTCGGTGAGGTCTCGGGCGATCAACGCGCCGTGGCCAAGCTCGAGAACGGCTACGAGGTCTGGTTCAACGCCAGAGCCAAGCCCGGTCAGCCGTTCCTCGTCCAGATCGAGCCCGGCGCCGCCGACCTGGGGGTCGGTCAGAGCCGGAGGTTCACAGCGACCGTTCGCGATCGCTTCGGCAACCTGACCGACGCACAGTCGGTGAGCTGGAAGGCCGCCGATCCATCCGTTGCCTCCATCAACGCGGACAACGGAACCGTCGTGGGTGTGGCGTCGGGCCAGACCAGTGTCGAAGCACGCTCCGGCGGCCGCACCGCCACCGCCCAGGTCACGGTCGTGCAGTCCGGGCCGTCGGCACTGCGCATCGCCTCGGGTGCCGGACAATCCGGGGTCGCTGGAAGCCCCCTGCCCCAGCCGATCGTCGCTCAGGTCACTGACGCGGCGGGCCAGGGCCTTCCGGGGGTGTCGGTCGCATGGCAGGTCGCTCGCGGCGGCGGGTCGCTCAGCGCTCCCGTGACCGTCACGGACGCCCTGGGTCGGGCTTCGGTCCAATGGACCCTCGGAGCCGTTGCGGGAACGCAACAGCTTACGGTCTCGGCAGGAGCCCTCAGCCCGGTCGCGGTCGTGGCGATCGCCAGCGCCGGAAGCGTGGCCGAGGTGCGGGTCACCCCCGCATCCACCTCGCTGAGCCCCGGAGAGGAGCGGCAGTTCCTGGCCTCTCCGGTCGACGCGGCGGGGAACCCAGTGACCGGTGTGAGTGTGACATGGACGACGTCCAATGCGGGCGTTGCGACCGTCTCCTCTGCTGGTCTGGTTCTCGCAAAGGCAGCGGGAGACGCGCAGATCCGGGCAGCCGCCGGCGGGGTGGTCGGGACATCGTCCTTGACCGTCTCGGCCCCGGTCGTCAGTGTCCGGATCACGGGAGATTCTACGTCGCTGAATACACTGGGCGGCGCACTCCTTCTGGGCGCCGCCGCGTACGATGCGAACGGAGTCAAGATTGTGACCAGCGGAGCCAACTGGACGTCGCGCACTCCCTCGGTCGCCTCTGTCGACCAGCTGGGTCGGGTGGTGGCGCGGGCGGTGGGCTCGTCTGTCGTGGTGGCCTGCCTGATCGGAGCCTGCGACAGCGTGGCCGTGGAGGTGCGCCAACTCGTATCACAGGTGGTCGTCTCCGCTCCAAGTACCAACCTCACCAGCGGAAGCACGGTTCAGTTCTCGGCGGAGGCGCGTGACCCCGGGGGCAGCCCGGTGCCCTTCGTCAGCTTCACCTGGGCCTCCTCCAATCCGTCGGTCCTGCAGGTGGACGGCTCCGGCCGAGCCACGGCGGTGGCCCCCGGTTCCGCGGCGGTCGTGGCCACGGCCCACGTCACCAGCTCCATGGCCCTGGCGGGGCCCTCGATGACCGGTCAGAAGAACGCGACGGTGGTGTCCTCCAGCACGCCCCCGCCACCTCCGCCACCCGCTGGTGGAGCTCCCGAGCTCCCACGCACCTATATCAACACGAGCTACCAGGCCCCCACCGGCCGCCGGATCCAGGTCCGGGCCGGGCAGGACCTGCAGGCCGCCATCAACCAGGCCCAACGGGGCGACATCCTGGCCCTGCAGCCGGGTGCCGTGTTCGTCGGGAACTTCGATCTTCCCGCCAAGGCCGGTAGCGGGTGGATCGTCCTCACCACCGACATGACCCTCCCCGCCGAGGGGACACGGGTCACGCCTACGGTGGCGAGCGCCTTCGCCAAGATCGTGAGCCCCAACACCGACCCGGCCCTGTGGGTCCGCCCAGGAGCCAGTCAGTACCGCATCATGGGCCTGGAGGTGACGACAGACGCGGCCGCTCCACTCAGCTGGGTCACGGTCAAGCTGGGTGGGTCCGGGGCCATGCAGGACGCCCTGTCCGAGGTGCCGCGCGACATCGTCCTCGACCGCATGTACATCCATGGGCAGCCGAACCTGCACGCGAAGCGGTGTGTCGAGATGAACGCGTCGCCCTCGGCAGTGATCGACTCGTGGCTGTCGGACTGCCACGCGGAGGGGCAGGACGCCCAGGCCATCCTGGGGTGGAACGCGCCGGGCCCCTTCAAGATCGTCAACAACTACCTGGAGGGCGCGGGGGAGAACGTGATGTTCGGTGGAGCCGACCCGAACATCCCCAATCTGGTGCCTTCGGACATCGAGGTACGGCACAACCACTTGTTCAAGCCCCTGTCGTGGAAGGGCTCCAAGTGGACCGTCAAGAACCACTTCGAGCTCAAGATGGGACGGCGGGTGCTGTTCGAGGGGAACGTGCTCGAGAACAACTGGGTGCACGCCCAGTCCGGCTTCTCCATCGTCATGCAGAGCCTCAACCAGGGCGGCAATGCGCCCTGGGCCGTGGTCGAGCACGTGACCATCCGCTACAACCTGATCCGGAACTCGTCGCAGGGCATCAACATGCTGGCCCGCTTCCAGGCCACCCCTGCCCTCGTGCAGAACAACGTGCTCATCGAGCACAACGTGTTGGACCAGATCGGGGCGGCGAGCTCCTTCGGCGGCCAGGGGCGCCTCTTCCAGCTGCTGAACAACGTCGAGAATGTCACCATCCGGAACAACACGGGATTCGCCGGACAGGCCTTGATGCTGTTCGATGGCAACACGCCCGCGCCCAACTTCGTCTACCAGAACAACCTCACCGTGCTTGGCCAATACGGTATCATCGGGAGCGGCAAGGGCGAGGGCACGGCGGCCCTGGAGTACTATGCTCCCGGATACGTCTTCGGCAACAACGTGCTGGTGACCGGGAAGGCCAACCTCTACCCGAACGGCAATCACTTCCCCTCGAACGTGAGCCAGGTCGGGTTCGCCAACGTGAGCGGCGGGAACTACCAGCTGAGCGGCTCCAGCCCCTACCAGGGGACCGGCGCCGACATCGCGCAGTTCAACGCGAAGACCGCTGGAGCCAACTGA